Genomic window (Nymphaea colorata isolate Beijing-Zhang1983 chromosome 1, ASM883128v2, whole genome shotgun sequence):
CAATTTTGAATTGGATGCATCCTTTAATATCCACATATCTTGTTCATTGGATGATTGTTtgcatatttggatttgaattcactaTTGTTCATTGGATGATTGTTtgcatatttggatttgaattcactaTTGTTCATTGGATGATTGTTTGCATATTTGAAGAGAGAAGGTGTGCAAGATACGGAGAGTATAAAAGGAAGAGATCATTGAAGAGAGATAGATGACAAgttaaatgagagagagaaaaaagtgtaATTAATCGAGAGCAATTAAATATAAATGGctgtcatctttttttttttcggtgcACTAGCTGAGTCAACTTTCATTAGATCAATTTAAGTGAATTCGAACTCGATTCATTCCAACAAAGAAGTTCAAATTAAAACTCGAACTTAATTAGTTTACAAGATAAGGTAGCTCGAACTTGGGTTTAAGATGAGCTTTTCCGAGTCAAGTCTAAGGTACTACACCCATTCTTCATGCCTAGGTTTCGCACATGTGGTAGGGTTAATGGCTTCAGATGCAATCCATACATCAGGTCGTAGTCTAGGCAGTGGCTTTGTAAATAATAGTCACATATATTGCAGTTTTTCTAAAAGGACGCGATAAAAATGCGAAAAACACTTTGGCCCAACGGCaaaatatcactttttttttttttttttgtaaaaaatcaGCCAAATGAAAATGACGCAAaaattgtacttttttttttctcatttctttcgCATCTTATCTGCTGCATTTGAATTCTTTTCTCAGTGTTGGCATGGCAGTAATATTAGAACGGAAACAAAGAAAACCTCTACTTCTTTGACTTTGGAAGAGATGAGCTGTTTAGAGTTTAGTGAAGAGGAAAACGTTTTCAATGGGCAAAGGGGGATCATCTTAAGGTACTGATTTGGGAAAAAATCATCAACGTTGGAGTTATGGACCACCAGGACTCACTGCTTGAAGATCTTGCTATCATTGAAAAAAAGGCCTTTGACTACGACTCAAGAATTCTGCATACGAGCAGAGAATTCTGCATAAGAGCAGCCATCACCTTAGAATATATGATTTTATATAGGCCATTGCAAAAAGCAATGAGATTGAAACCATCAATTCTGGATGCACTATCCTTCTTTGGAATCAACATAAGAGATAATAGGCAATTGCAAAGTTCATTCGCTCACAACATAGCATATCTTAAGTGTATCAACATCATTAATAAGGACATACAAGCTTTGAACATAAGTTCGTTGACAATACAAAGCCATCAAAATGGATAATTGACATCCCAACATAGCTAAATGGAATCAAGCAAAATGATTATTTTATCAAATCATAACCACACATAATACCTGTGTACATAGCAAATCATGAGAAGGTTGATGGTAAAATTGTTGAATATCTCCTTAAAAAGACCCAATTTGAGCTACCGGCGATTGGCTACAAAGGTTAGATTTAAGTCATGCTGTCATCCAATCATTTGATACTTAGCTCTCACTGATCAACTCTTTTCTGTTACACCTTTTTTAGCCAAAACTATGTCCCAAGCCTCCAGCGACAAACCTTCAAAAACTTATTAATCATAGTAAGCTCCCATAAAAGTCTTAATAAATTAAGAAGGATAACAAACACACAACTAAACATGGAAGTGAACAAGCACATGATCAGGTGCAGCTGATTTGAGAAGTGGTGATGCCAAGATGACGACCAGCAAacctgttaaaaaaaaaaaaagtaagacaTTTTTATTCAAAAGACAGCATGAACAGTTACATAAATATACTGCACTAGCTATATAAAATGGAATACAGTCAATAAAAACCGGAGTAGTAAACTAGAGTAGGCACAAGCCATTGAAGACTGAGACAAGCACTCCATTGAATGGTTTTCCTCATTTCGCATTAAGTTTTCATCGAGACATTAACAAAATTCTGGGCACACGTATTAAAGGTCAACTTTTTAAAACATATGACACATATCTTTGGTAACTGctagaaagaaaaagttggatGCTCCAATGTATTTGagatttaaataataaaaataactattttataattattttaaatattagcAAATATAAAAAGTTAATAGACCGACGCAGATGTCTCAAGTCGGTCTCATATAAATTAGCCATAAACAACCCTATAATACATGGCAAATTCTGCAACATTAATCCATGATCCACCTTTAAGAATTAACaaaatacttggatttattCTTTTAGGCTATTGGATCACTGCATTGAACTTGCTTAATTAGGAGTATAAATAGATaaccttttagtttttttttttttttttgggttcactCTATTTCAGTCCTTGAACATCCCAACATTGTTTCAGGAGGTTCCCAGAGCAATTTTTGGCTGAGTTTTGAAgtaagattatatatatatatatatatatatatagaaaagttGAAATTAGCCAGCCAAGCAACTACTTGTATGGTTGGATGGTTTTTATTTTGTGATgctaaaaaccatcacaaaaggTGTGGTACCGTGGTTATTGATGTTCCTGCTGTTCTTGAAACACTGGTACCATTTAGATGTAATTTTTTgctcaaacaaaggaaaaagtgtcaccacaatatatatatatatatgctaaaaTATCGGTGTTGAATAGGCCTGGCCACTGGCCGGGTACCAAGGCCGGTTGGGCTCAGGCCCAAGCCGAGCTGGGTGGAGACCTGGGATatcgggctgggcccgggcTTCAGGCCCAACGGGCCCATCCAGCCCGGGTCTTATCGGGCTACCCGACGCCCACCCTTCTGGTTGAATTTATATCCAATTGAAAGCTAAGCAATTAACTGACAGGTCTGAGCTAACCGAGCTGCTTTTAagaaaactattaaaaaaaatgagaaatgacaatttataaattatttattgGCCAAAGGCATTtatctaaaaatatattaattaaaCAGCAGCGGAGTTCGAAACTTATGActaagaaacaataaaaaaaattaacgttTTTAAGGGGCACCTAAGAAAAACTGTTCagaaatatcaaatataaagtaaaaaatttttggaGTTGGAGTGGGAAATTGTCCATCCGTAAACCACACCTGCCTTTGTCCCTGCTACTAAAGTATGTTAAAGTCTATTATGAAAAAATTGGTCTTTTGTGATGTAAGATGGTGTGTGTGACaggttgtctttttttttttttttgtaaataatcaATGAGGTTGATCAGATAACTTATTTACATTTTACATAATGGAACAaccttatttacatattcacaaatttttggtggaaaatgaaaatggacTTTCTTGCCATTTCCTTGGGAGGTCATACAGAGTGAGGGAGCGCGATTTGAAATCCCTTTTACATGGGACCtacgaaggaaaaaaaatattggatttGTGATACTCGGTATATAACTAAAACCTCATATTAATCTTCAATTGCGCAAGTCTTAGGGCgagatttcaaatattttcaacaACTTGAAGCATACACACGGCAACTTTTGCAATATTCTGGGGTCCTCCTTTCAGAATTAATGAAAtatttggagattttttttttctctttttggatACATAGAAGGAGCAGTACCTTTGCGTTTTCACTTAAACGACAGATATGCAATTAAATCACAAACAgtaggcaattttttttttcttttaccaagAAAATTGAAAGCTTGTCCATATTTAATTCACACAAGTAAAAGATGTAAACGTTAAGCAGCTTGGCCCCGATAGCTTTTGCAACATTCCGGGGTCCACCTTTAAGAatgaaatattttgattttcaattaaATCACAAAAAgtatgcgttttttttttttttttacgaagAATATCGAAAGCTTTTCCATATTTAATTCACACAAATAAAAGATGGAGACGTTAAACAGCTTGGCTATGTGGGTGGTTCgtaacattttcataaaaaatatttataacatGCTGCAGTTGGGAGAGATGCATACAAAATTAAGCGATAGGAAGTTGGGAACCATTGAACTcgtaaaaaagagaaaagggtgGTGATGAGACGTACCTCCCATATGTAGGCCTTGATGAATATTTTTGCTCCTGCTTCCTCATGTCGCTCCTAGTAGTAGTGGACAATTACCCGAAACCTGTAACCCATCTCCCAAGCGGACTTCCAGCCCCGCTGGTAGTGATGCCAGTTTGGGGCAATCTACAATTTCCAACCACTCAAGCTTGGGGAGGGTAGTCAGGCATTGTGGCAATGAAGCCACCTCTGGCAAATTGTGTAGTCTAAGGAATTTCAGGTGGACAAGGTGTTGGAGCTCGTCTGGCAACAATTTTAGGTTGGAACAGCCCATAAATGACAACTGTTCCAGTTTCGGAGGCACAGAGAAGTGTGTCCGCTCGGAAGGAGAACATTGTTCCTCAGTTGGCTGATCACTTAAATGTGGTGAATGCTTGAATAGTCCATCTAGGATAGCGTCTTCTAGTTGTCCAACAACAAGACGCTCGAGTTGCTTCAGTTTCTCCCATGGTCCGCACCACCTGCTGCTTGATATCCCATACAATTCCAAGTTTTGAAGGCCCGAGAGATGCCACAACCATTCAGGCAACAGACTTTGACCGGGCATACCCAATCCTAGTTGTTTAAGACGTCGAAGAGCTTCAATATGTGAAGTTGTAAAGTTGTTATGTGAATACCAATCCACCACGAGAATCTTGGTAAGTGAGAGCAACCAGTCAACTTGAAAACACACATTTGGACAAAATGTCACGCGAAAAACTTCAAGCCCAATGGGTTGATCGTCTTCCCTCCATAGAGCACGCAACTCCTTACAACTATGAATTTTCATGTCCCTTAAAGCAGGAAAAGAAGGCAATGTCCTCAATTTCGGACAAAAAGATATCTCTAGTTCCTGCATAACTAGCAATGttgcattttcctttctttcgaGTGACCATCCTTCCCAAGTTTCACAATAACCAACTTTCACTTTCTCCAATTTGCCCATGAAAGTTAATTGTTTCAGTCTATGACATTCCATCATTGTCAACGATTTCAAGATAGGCATTTCAGGCAATTCAACCAATGCAGGACACCCACGAATTACCAGCTCTGTCAGTGCAGGGATGTTCAGTTCAGactctgcttcttcttctttttctaggaGAGCGCTCAATTCGTCACATAAATTGATCTCCAACCTTTGCAGACTGGGAAGGCGAGGCAATCTCTTCACCTTTAAACACTTgcttatttttaatgtttttatgcAACATTTCTCTACTCCTTTTTCAAATCCTTCCCAATTATCTAAATTGCTCAGTTCAACACTCTCTAGTTTGGAGGAAAATGGCAGCCGCGTGAAGCATGCACATCCATCTATTACCAATTCCTCCAAGCATGGGCTTGCAGCCAATGTTTTTAGATGGCGACAATCATAAAGATGCAAGCACTTGAGCTTACTAAAACTAGGCAATGTCTCAATCCATGAGCAAGACTGAAATTTAATTGTTTCTAGGTGTACACAGCCATCAAGCCAATGGATAGGAAGCTTCTTTCCGCAGTACCTTGTCAAGGACAGAGACCTTAGGTTAGGTGGCAGCTGTAGTCGTTGAAGTAGGTGCTCTTGGTCTTCtgctattttcttttcttctgatgtTTCTTCACCAATAATGGTCTTTCCAAATGCAAGATTTAAGTTTCCAATGTGTTCCTTTTCTTGCAGCAGAGCTTCACTTGCATCATTGACTACTGTTATCCTCTCCAAGTTTTCTATAGTTAACGCCCCCTTCAAATTGATCAAATTCTTCAACTCCTTCACATTGCAGCCAACATTAGCTTCATTTGCATGGCATATAATAAATCTGCTCAGGGTACGTAAACAAGTAAGCTTACCCAAACCTTCAGCAACAAACTCAAGCTGACGTGTATTTTTCAATAGCAGGTGCCTCAGGTTGCACAATTCTCCAATCTCCTTGGGCAGCTCTTTTATCCCACTGCCACTTAAAAACAATGATAGCAAATTCTGGAGTTTGCCGATTGAAGCAGGCAACTCCTTTATTTTTGTGTTCCTTAAGTCGAGatgtttcaaaagaagaagatcaccTATAGAGTCGGGTAGTTTTATGAAACTTCCTCCACTCAAGTCTAGAACCCTTAACCTTTTTAGATTATTTATGTACTTGTCAAGTGGATTCTCAGACAATGGTTTAAGACAAAGAAAGGTTCGTAGCACCTGATTCCTTTGCAATCCAATTTCATCAAGAGAACTAAGATCCTTACTTATTGTTAGATGACGTGTATTCTCATCAACATAATTGTGTGAATATTCTTTCCCAGCAACGTGTGCAGCTAAATCATGAACAGTGTCAtgcattttcaaaaataagcCATCTCGATTTTCTAGCTGAAATAAGCAACGACCAAGCATCTCATCTATATGATGGTTTGCAGCAACCTCCATATTTCCTTCATTAGCATTCTCAACAAGTCCATGAGCCATTAAATTCATTATAAGCTGTTGCTTGTGAAATGTATAACCCTTTTGACACAAACTAAAGTATGTaaaataatgtttcaaaattGGAGATAAATCATCATAGCTTAATATGAGCCCTGGTAGCAAACTAGAGTCTGAAGTTGTGGAAGGTATATTCAAATCCCAAATCTTGCTGTTAGCGATGAATTCccaatcttctcttctcctttcttttgaCCGCATTACCTTCCCAACAGTTTTAATTACAAGTGGTAGACCTCCACATTTTCCCACTATCTTTCTTCCAATATCTTCTAAATTTAGCCTCTTCAACTCATTCTCTGTCATCAACGCTTCATGCAAGAACAATTGCCAGCTTTTTTCATGCGTAAAACTTTTCAACTCATGCATGTAAACTGCTCCAATCCCTTTCGAAATGTGTTTCTTCCTACTAGTCATTATAATCCTGCTTCCAGGTGCACCCTCCTTAATTAGGATAGGCTCCAAT
Coding sequences:
- the LOC116245809 gene encoding disease resistance protein RGA2-like, giving the protein MADALVGLVVDKLTALISNEVGVFCNAKKDLDNLKSEMEAIKSKLKYVDGLAYFEVEGLKDWLEKLKDVSYDAEDIIDEYEANINKRKRVVNNKKQVCSPFANYFPSLCDNHVLLRYKLGKDIKAINERLAQISKEKDRYNNNLQEYASKAKERTADPATSCYVNKEDIISREVEQNTLIQKLVDEDTSTGGGACNVSIISIIGIGGVGKTTLAKMIFNDDQVKKHFGEPMWWVSILQRPNAQDVTKKILEQIKKDEVNVSELNTLTQLVHPKISKNKFLLVLDDVWDLDWWEQLEPILIKEGAPGSRIIMTSRKKHISKGIGAVYMHELKSFTHEKSWQLFLHEALMTENELKRLNLEDIGRKIVGKCGGLPLVIKTVGKVMRSKERRREDWEFIANSKIWDLNIPSTTSDSSLLPGLILSYDDLSPILKHYFTYFSLCQKGYTFHKQQLIMNLMAHGLVENANEGNMEVAANHHIDEMLGRCLFQLENRDGLFLKMHDTVHDLAAHVAGKEYSHNYVDENTRHLTISKDLSSLDEIGLQRNQVLRTFLCLKPLSENPLDKYINNLKRLRVLDLSGGSFIKLPDSIGDLLLLKHLDLRNTKIKELPASIGKLQNLLSLFLSGSGIKELPKEIGELCNLRHLLLKNTRQLEFVAEGLGKLTCLRTLSRFIICHANEANVGCNVKELKNLINLKGALTIENLERITVVNDASEALLQEKEHIGNLNLAFGKTIIGEETSEEKKIAEDQEHLLQRLQLPPNLRSLSLTRYCGKKLPIHWLDGCVHLETIKFQSCSWIETLPSFSKLKCLHLYDCRHLKTLAASPCLEELVIDGCACFTRLPFSSKLESVELSNLDNWEGFEKGVEKCCIKTLKISKCLKVKRLPRLPSLQRLEINLCDELSALLEKEEEAESELNIPALTELVIRGCPALVELPEMPILKSLTMMECHRLKQLTFMGKLEKVKVGYCETWEGWSLERKENATLLVMQELEISFCPKLRTLPSFPALRDMKIHSCKELRALWREDDQPIGLEVFRVTFCPNVCFQVDWLLSLTKILVVDWYSHNNFTTSHIEALRRLKQLGLGMPGQSLLPEWLWHLSGLQNLELYGISSSRWCGPWEKLKQLERLVVGQLEDAILDGLFKHSPHLSDQPTEEQCSPSERTHFSVPPKLEQLSFMGCSNLKLLPDELQHLVHLKFLRLHNLPEVASLPQCLTTLPKLEWLEIVDCPKLASLPAGLEVRLGDGLQVSGLLVVILASPLLKSAAPDHVLVHFHV